A stretch of the Papaver somniferum cultivar HN1 chromosome 6, ASM357369v1, whole genome shotgun sequence genome encodes the following:
- the LOC113287904 gene encoding fatty acid desaturase 4, chloroplastic-like, which produces MSISLQYKSVFRHPRDPHKCCRQQFTARVQCAATTRQSRKRDQQVVAADELQLLSSTPPLVIPTVTQKKPVLDDPDLQSTWTHRAWVASGSISILISLLKSANSVAVDPNLSLEPVFAGLISYLLADLGSGVYHWAIDNYGDATTPLVGAQIEAFQGHHRFPWTITRREFANNLHALARVITFTVLPIGLVSNEPVFNAFVGMFGGCIMFSQQFHAWAHGTKSKLPSVVLALQDSGVLVSRAEHGAHHHAPYNNNYCIVSGAWNKILDENNVFEALEMILYFRLGVRPRSWSEPNSDWTEESLPMGQ; this is translated from the coding sequence ATGTCTATTTCACTTCAATACAAGTCTGTCTTTAGACATCCTCGCGACCCACATAAATGCTGCCGCCAGCAATTCACCGCGCGCGTCCAATGCGCCGCCACTACTCGGCAATCTCGTAAACGTGATCAACAAGTAGTAGCTGCGGATGAACTACAGTTACTTTCGTCAACTCCTCCGCTGGTGATTCCTACGGTGACGCAAAAGAAGCCAGTGTTGGATGACCCTGATTTGCAATCAACATGGACTCATCGCGCTTGGGTTGCAAGTGGATCCATTTCAATCCTCATTTCTTTACTGAAATCGGCTAATTCAGTTGCGGTAGACCCAAATTTGTCACTGGAGCCGGTGTTTGCTGGTTTAATTAGCTACCTGCTTGCTGATCTGGGTTCGGGTGTGTATCACTGGGCAATCGACAACTATGGTGATGCTACGACTCCTCTAGTTGGTGCACAAATTGAAGCATTCCAGGGACACCACAGATTTCCGTGGACAATAACTAGACGTGAATTCGCCAACAATCTCCATGCACTAGCTCGTGTGATAACGTTTACAGTTTTACCTATCGGTCTCGTCAGTAATGAGCCAGTATTTAACGCGTTTGTGGGTATGTTTGGCGGGTGTATTATGTTTAGCCAACAGTTCCATGCATGGGCTCATGGAACTAAAAGTAAGCTCCCTTCTGTGGTATTAGCATTGCAAGACTCAGGAGTACTTGTGTCCCGAGCGGAACATGGTGCACATCATCATGCCCCTTATAACAACAACTACTGTATTGTCAGTGGTGCCTGGAACAAAATTTTGGATGAGAACAATGTTTTTGAAGCACTAGAAATGATTCTGTATTTTAGGCTTGGAGTTCGGCCAAGGTCATGGAGTGAGCCAAATTCTGATTGGACTGAAGAATCTCTTCCTATGGGTCAATGA